The Corynebacterium vitaeruminis DSM 20294 genome window below encodes:
- the trhO gene encoding oxygen-dependent tRNA uridine(34) hydroxylase TrhO, whose amino-acid sequence MTVGKILLYYKFTPIADPKAVMLWQRELCELLGLKGRILISEHGINGTVGGDIDACKAYIKRFREYPGFKGTEFKWSDGGAEDFPRLSVKVRDEIVAFGAPGELKVDNNGVMGGGVHLKPEQVNELVAERGDEVVFFDGRNAMEAQIGKFKNAVVPDVRTTHDFIAELESGKYDWMKDKPVVSYCTGGIRCEILSALMKNRGFKEVYQIDGGIVRYGEKFGNDGLWEGSLYVFDKRMHVEFGAGTEDPGFIQLGHCKCGKPTNKFEHCINEDNCRDLVLMCPECYEHIETRHCGKPECAEVAAKLAATL is encoded by the coding sequence GTGACTGTTGGCAAGATTCTCCTCTATTACAAGTTCACCCCGATCGCGGACCCGAAGGCGGTCATGCTGTGGCAGCGCGAGCTGTGCGAGCTGCTGGGGCTCAAGGGCCGCATCCTCATCTCCGAGCACGGGATCAACGGCACGGTCGGCGGAGACATCGACGCCTGCAAAGCCTACATCAAGCGCTTCCGCGAGTACCCGGGCTTCAAGGGCACGGAGTTTAAGTGGTCGGACGGCGGGGCGGAGGACTTCCCGCGGCTGTCGGTGAAGGTGCGCGACGAGATCGTGGCCTTCGGCGCGCCGGGGGAGCTGAAGGTGGACAACAACGGCGTCATGGGCGGCGGCGTGCACCTCAAACCCGAGCAGGTCAACGAGCTGGTCGCGGAGCGCGGCGACGAGGTGGTCTTCTTCGACGGGCGCAACGCGATGGAGGCGCAGATCGGCAAGTTCAAGAACGCCGTGGTCCCGGACGTGCGCACCACCCACGACTTCATCGCCGAGCTCGAGTCAGGCAAGTACGACTGGATGAAGGACAAGCCGGTGGTCTCCTACTGCACGGGCGGCATCCGCTGCGAGATCCTCTCCGCACTGATGAAGAACCGCGGTTTCAAGGAGGTCTACCAGATCGACGGCGGCATCGTCCGCTACGGCGAGAAGTTCGGCAACGACGGCCTGTGGGAGGGCTCGCTGTACGTTTTTGACAAGCGGATGCACGTGGAGTTCGGCGCGGGTACCGAGGACCCCGGGTTCATCCAGCTCGGCCACTGCAAGTGCGGCAAGCCCACCAACAAGTTCGAGCACTGCATCAACGAGGACAACTGCCGCGACCTCGTGCTCATGTGCCCGGAGTGCTACGAGCACATCGAGACCCGCCACTGCGGCAAACCCGAGTGCGCGGAGGTCGCGGCGAAGCTGGCGGCTACCCTCTAG